A single Zootoca vivipara chromosome 1, rZooViv1.1, whole genome shotgun sequence DNA region contains:
- the TMEM86A gene encoding lysoplasmalogenase TMEM86A has protein sequence MVSPVTVVKSEGPKLVPFFKATCVYFVLWLPTSSPSWFSALIKCLPIFCLWVFLLAHGINFLTAHRSACIILAGLIFSAIGDAFLIWQEQGYFVHGLLMFAITHILYSSAFGMKPLDLKAGLVMTLVSSFSYTFLYYYLSGPFTYLVAVYTALIGFMGWRAVAGVQLCNDLWTWTKLSACIGSMLFIVSDLTIAVNKFCFPVPYSRVIIMATYYAAQMLIALSAVESRDEDIFRKRK, from the exons ATGGTGTCGCCGGTGACAGTG gtgaagaGTGAAGGCCCGAAGCTTGTCCCCTTCTTCAAAGCCACTTGCGTCTATTTCGTCCTCTGGCTGCCCACCTCCAGCCCCTCCTGGTTCAGTGCCCTCATCAAGTGTCTGCCCATCTTCTGCTTATGGGTTTTCCTGCTGGCGCACGGGATCAATTTCCTGACGGCCCATCGCAGCGCCTGCATAATCCTAGCCGGTTTGATATTCTCAGCTATAGGAGATGCTTTCCTCATCTGGCAAGAGCAAGGCTACTTCGTTCACG GTTTGCTGATGTTTGCCATCACGCACATCTTGTATTCTTCCGCATTTGGGATGAAGCCTCTAGATCTGAAAGCTGGTCTGGTGATGACTTTGGTGTCCAGTTTCTCCTACACTTTCCTGTACTACTACCTCTCTGGCCCCTTCACCTACCTAGTAGCCGTCTACACTGCCTTGATTGGCTTCATGGGCTGGCGGGCCGTGGCTGGCGTGCAGCTGTGCAACGACCTGTGGACTTGGACCAAGCTCTCGGCTTGCATTGGCTCAATGCTCTTCATTGTGTCTGACCTGACCATCGCCGTCAACAAGTTCTGCTTCCCTGTGCCCTACTCGCGGGTCATCATCATGGCCACGTACTATGCAGCCCAGATGCTCATTGCACTTTCTGCGGTGGAAAGCAGGGACGAAGACATCTTCAGGAAGAGGAAGTAG